One stretch of Tepidibacter hydrothermalis DNA includes these proteins:
- a CDS encoding DUF3794 and LysM peptidoglycan-binding domain-containing protein produces the protein MDLIKDIMKIDNRSDFGRFQTFLESEILVPDTKNDVFEIVKTEAYISLKKEELMQGKIILRGDLNYNTIYITQDKQVTNLSGKIDINEAIEKEDISSDMKSILESNIEHIDCSIINERKIKLGCLINITGSLFSREKVDIIRDIIGIDDIQTIKKEIYYDDVIGIEKSETIVKEIINLGENEDISSVLSLNPKILLKETRLSDNKVILGGVVELNPIVLNKEGEMNKLKSNSVEFTQFIEVAGAMQGMKEDSYMNLTDFKFNLKDDDSGKTNLLEIDATVGTKVKISENISKETLQDAYCPYKDLKLEDKSFNLNKIVNFGEDDFIINEVIQNDKDDIQIKEILNVDSKLFITDNFIIEEKVNIEGIIHVDILYTPEEGLRPVYSMSEEIPFKQSLDLSNINDSMKPYSNICIDSINYSAKNNEVELKIKGKTRFEVVEDLKSSFVMNGEIIGDIDSSSRPSITIYIAKENDTLWDVAKRYNTTALEIAQTNDMNEEESLKEGQYLIIEKKVTSDI, from the coding sequence ATGGATTTAATAAAGGATATAATGAAGATAGACAATAGAAGTGATTTTGGAAGGTTTCAAACTTTCTTAGAATCTGAAATTCTAGTACCTGATACAAAAAATGATGTTTTTGAAATAGTAAAGACAGAGGCTTACATATCTTTAAAGAAAGAAGAATTGATGCAAGGTAAAATAATACTAAGAGGGGATTTAAACTACAATACTATTTATATAACTCAAGATAAACAAGTTACTAATTTAAGTGGAAAAATAGATATAAATGAAGCAATAGAAAAAGAAGATATTTCATCAGATATGAAGAGTATATTGGAGAGTAATATAGAGCATATAGATTGTAGTATAATAAATGAAAGAAAGATAAAACTAGGATGTTTAATAAATATTACAGGTAGTTTATTTTCAAGAGAAAAAGTTGATATAATAAGAGATATAATTGGGATTGATGATATACAAACTATAAAAAAGGAAATATACTATGATGATGTAATAGGAATTGAAAAATCAGAGACAATAGTGAAAGAAATAATAAATTTGGGAGAAAATGAAGATATTAGTTCTGTATTGTCATTAAATCCAAAAATATTGTTAAAGGAAACTAGATTGTCTGATAACAAAGTTATATTAGGAGGGGTAGTTGAATTAAATCCTATTGTTTTAAATAAAGAAGGAGAGATGAACAAGTTAAAATCTAATTCTGTAGAGTTTACACAGTTTATAGAAGTAGCTGGAGCTATGCAAGGAATGAAAGAAGATTCTTATATGAATCTAACAGACTTTAAATTTAATTTAAAGGATGACGATTCAGGAAAAACTAATCTATTAGAAATAGACGCAACTGTTGGTACAAAGGTTAAAATATCAGAGAATATATCAAAAGAAACTCTTCAAGATGCTTATTGTCCATATAAAGATTTAAAGCTTGAAGATAAGAGTTTTAATTTAAATAAAATAGTTAATTTTGGTGAAGATGATTTTATAATAAATGAGGTTATACAAAACGATAAAGACGACATACAGATTAAAGAAATATTGAATGTAGATTCAAAGTTATTCATAACAGATAATTTTATAATAGAAGAAAAAGTTAATATAGAAGGTATAATTCATGTTGATATATTGTATACTCCTGAGGAAGGATTAAGACCAGTATATAGCATGAGTGAGGAAATACCATTCAAACAATCTCTAGATTTAAGTAATATCAATGACAGTATGAAACCTTACTCAAACATATGCATAGATAGTATAAACTATAGTGCAAAGAACAATGAAGTTGAATTAAAGATAAAAGGAAAAACTAGATTTGAAGTTGTAGAGGATTTAAAGAGTTCATTTGTAATGAATGGAGAAATTATAGGAGACATTGATTCTTCATCAAGACCTAGTATAACTATATATATAGCAAAAGAAAATGATACCCTTTGGGATGTAGCAAAAAGATATAATACGACAGCATTAGAAATAGCTCAAACCAATGATATGAATGAAGAAGAGTCTTTAAAAGAGGGTCAGTATTTAATAATAGAAAAGAAAGTAACATCAGATATATAA
- the arcA gene encoding arginine deiminase, with product MSKENILNVYSEIGKLKKVLLHRPGKEIENLTPDLMDRLLFDDIPYMEVARQEHDAFANILRSNDVEVLYLEDLAAESIKNFGIKEAFVDEFIKEANIDSIKKRELVKEYILGFSNERDMVDKMMEGIRKEEIRDYKKTSLTDIVGSNYPFIVDPMPNLYFTRDPFATIGQGISLNHMRTVTRNRETLFAKYIFKYHPEYKDKNIPIWFDRENNTSIEGGDELILNNKVIAIGISERTDAYSIETIAKNIFEKDEKFEVVLAFDIPKKRAFMHLDTVFTMVDYNKFTIHPEIEGPLTVYSITRGSKDLKLNIKKETMCLSDILKKYLEVDDVTLIRCGAGNTIDAGREQWNDGSNTLTIAPGEVVVYARNHVTNRLLEQNGIKLHVMPSSELSRGRGGPRCMSMPLVRENLR from the coding sequence ATGTCAAAAGAAAATATTTTGAATGTATATTCTGAAATTGGAAAGTTAAAAAAAGTTCTTTTACATAGACCTGGTAAAGAAATTGAAAATTTAACTCCTGACTTAATGGATAGATTGCTATTTGATGATATTCCATATATGGAGGTTGCAAGGCAGGAGCATGATGCATTTGCAAATATACTTAGATCAAATGATGTTGAGGTTCTTTATTTAGAGGATTTGGCAGCTGAATCTATAAAAAATTTTGGAATAAAAGAAGCTTTTGTAGATGAATTTATAAAAGAAGCCAATATAGATAGTATTAAGAAAAGAGAGCTTGTTAAAGAGTATATTTTAGGATTTTCTAATGAAAGAGATATGGTAGATAAGATGATGGAGGGTATTAGAAAAGAAGAAATAAGAGATTATAAAAAAACTTCGTTAACAGATATTGTAGGTTCTAATTATCCATTCATAGTAGATCCTATGCCTAATTTATACTTTACAAGAGACCCATTTGCAACTATCGGACAAGGAATTTCCTTAAATCATATGAGAACAGTAACAAGAAATAGAGAAACTTTATTTGCTAAGTATATATTTAAGTATCATCCTGAATATAAAGATAAAAATATACCTATATGGTTTGATAGAGAGAATAATACATCTATAGAGGGTGGAGATGAACTTATATTAAATAATAAGGTTATAGCCATTGGTATATCTGAGAGAACAGATGCTTATTCTATAGAGACTATAGCTAAAAATATATTTGAAAAAGATGAAAAATTTGAAGTAGTTCTTGCTTTTGATATACCAAAAAAAAGAGCTTTTATGCATCTTGATACCGTATTTACAATGGTAGATTATAATAAATTCACTATACACCCTGAAATAGAAGGTCCTTTAACTGTATATTCAATAACCAGAGGAAGCAAAGATTTAAAATTGAATATCAAAAAAGAGACTATGTGTCTTAGTGATATTTTGAAAAAATATTTAGAAGTTGATGATGTTACATTGATAAGATGTGGTGCGGGAAATACTATAGATGCGGGAAGAGAGCAATGGAATGATGGATCTAATACTCTGACAATTGCTCCGGGTGAAGTAGTAGTTTACGCTAGAAATCATGTTACTAATAGATTGCTTGAGCAAAATGGAATTAAACTTCATGTTATGCCATCTTCAGAATTATCAAGAGGTAGAGGTGGTCCAAGATGTATGTCTATGCCACTTGTTAGAGAAAACTTAAGATAA
- a CDS encoding GntR family transcriptional regulator translates to MKDNLEKLKLENYKPLRDIVFEYLRESILKGKLEPAQRLMEVQLAEQLGVSRTPVREAIRKLELEGLVVMLPRKGAYVADVSLKDIIEVLEIRGALEGLAASVAAERMTDEHLEKLELISYQFKKSLENGDIDMMVQKDIELHDLIFNSTNNQKLIQINNSLREQVYRFRVTYISDHDTSKNLVKEHEEIIEAIYNRNSKNAMQRATTHIENAQNFIIEKSRRNNCEK, encoded by the coding sequence TTGAAGGATAACTTAGAAAAATTAAAGTTAGAAAATTACAAACCTTTGAGGGATATAGTATTTGAATATTTAAGAGAATCAATATTAAAAGGAAAATTAGAGCCTGCACAAAGACTTATGGAGGTTCAATTGGCTGAACAGTTAGGGGTTAGTAGAACTCCAGTTAGGGAGGCTATCAGGAAACTAGAATTAGAAGGATTAGTAGTTATGCTTCCTAGGAAAGGAGCATATGTTGCAGATGTATCATTAAAAGATATAATAGAAGTATTAGAAATAAGAGGAGCTTTAGAAGGGCTTGCAGCATCTGTTGCAGCTGAAAGAATGACTGACGAACACTTAGAAAAGTTAGAGCTTATATCATATCAGTTCAAGAAAAGCTTAGAAAATGGAGATATTGATATGATGGTTCAAAAGGATATAGAATTACATGATCTTATATTTAATTCAACAAACAATCAAAAACTTATTCAAATAAATAATTCCTTAAGAGAACAGGTATATAGATTTAGAGTAACATATATATCTGATCATGATACTTCTAAAAACTTAGTCAAAGAACATGAGGAAATAATAGAAGCTATATATAATAGAAATTCTAAAAATGCGATGCAAAGAGCTACTACTCATATCGAAAATGCTCAAAACTTTATAATAGAGAAATCTAGAAGAAACAATTGTGAAAAATAA
- the ispE gene encoding 4-(cytidine 5'-diphospho)-2-C-methyl-D-erythritol kinase, which translates to MESLNLKCRAKINLSIDVLGKRADNYHLVEMIMQTIDLYDNVNIEEIDSGIIIDSDNEYVPTDSSNIAYKAADLIKRKFNINKGVKISINKNIPVAAGLAGGSTNAAAVLVGLNKMWDLKLTEDNLMELGLQLGADVPFCILGGAAVAEGIGEKLTRIEGLESVKILICKPDILVSTKWVYENLDINGLSKRPNTKNILNNLKENDVQALAKNMCNVLESVTENEYTQIKEIKKKMIEHHALGSMMSGSGPTVFGIFDNLDCAQKAKEELKQLYKQTYLVNTYKGGIEIEG; encoded by the coding sequence ATGGAAAGCTTGAACTTAAAATGTAGAGCGAAAATAAATTTATCTATAGATGTGCTTGGAAAAAGAGCAGATAATTATCATTTAGTAGAAATGATTATGCAAACTATAGATTTATATGATAATGTAAATATAGAAGAAATAGATAGTGGTATAATTATAGATAGTGATAATGAATATGTTCCTACTGATTCTAGCAACATAGCTTACAAGGCAGCTGATTTGATAAAACGAAAATTTAATATAAATAAAGGTGTAAAAATAAGTATAAACAAAAACATACCTGTAGCCGCTGGATTGGCAGGAGGAAGCACCAATGCTGCTGCGGTTTTAGTTGGCCTTAACAAAATGTGGGATTTAAAATTAACTGAAGATAATCTTATGGAACTTGGTTTACAGCTTGGAGCAGATGTACCTTTTTGTATATTAGGAGGAGCTGCAGTAGCTGAAGGTATAGGAGAAAAGCTGACTAGAATAGAAGGTCTAGAAAGTGTTAAAATACTTATATGCAAACCTGATATATTGGTTTCTACAAAATGGGTATATGAAAACCTAGATATAAATGGATTATCTAAAAGGCCTAATACAAAAAACATATTAAATAATCTCAAGGAAAACGATGTACAAGCTTTAGCTAAGAATATGTGCAATGTGCTTGAAAGTGTAACTGAGAATGAATATACACAAATAAAAGAAATAAAGAAAAAAATGATTGAACACCATGCTTTAGGGTCTATGATGAGTGGAAGTGGACCAACCGTATTTGGAATATTTGATAATTTAGATTGTGCACAAAAAGCAAAGGAAGAATTGAAACAATTATATAAGCAAACATATTTAGTGAATACTTATAAGGGAGGAATTGAAATTGAAGGATAA
- a CDS encoding N-acetylmuramoyl-L-alanine amidase translates to MDRKFRNLIAYKVSKNIPQEFHIQAIMCQAIIERTNIFRSISDGDFKKEEFNIEDIYDKALEAVDNTHNLVIMFNDSPICAYYHICCGGSTENSEYLLNTKIDYLRGITCEECMKNKESENIVDVDLEELESIFKFKISQNLMNEYSINNMLKVLGKTNGNRVENILVFNEKVKGSVFSESLNLDSSRFGFRPIKIRFYTKGIGHGLGLCQYGANEKAKNNWNYEKILNHYYTNINLYKLDNFNLDLPLKNKKIFLDAGHGGEDCGYTNDLITEKEVSLKVTMKLKEKLEKSGASVYLSRSIDEYVCLDKRIKMIKKANPDFLLSIHLNKSKFEGVSGAEAIYYWGDTNGKLIGENILSNLKNNMNIKNRGAKEGRIYILKESGCNGVYCELGYISNPVESKLLEDDDVIDKMAENIVYSILEYYGNNILT, encoded by the coding sequence ATGGATAGAAAATTTAGGAATCTTATAGCATATAAAGTATCTAAAAATATTCCACAAGAATTTCATATTCAGGCTATTATGTGCCAGGCTATTATAGAAAGAACTAATATATTCAGAAGTATATCAGATGGAGATTTTAAAAAAGAAGAATTCAATATAGAAGATATATATGATAAGGCACTTGAAGCTGTTGATAATACACATAATTTAGTTATAATGTTTAATGATTCTCCAATTTGTGCATATTACCATATATGCTGTGGTGGAAGCACAGAAAATAGCGAGTATTTATTAAATACAAAAATAGATTATTTAAGAGGAATTACTTGTGAGGAGTGTATGAAAAATAAAGAATCAGAAAATATAGTAGATGTTGATTTAGAAGAACTTGAATCAATATTTAAATTCAAAATATCTCAAAATTTAATGAATGAATATTCTATAAATAACATGTTAAAAGTTTTAGGCAAAACTAATGGAAATAGAGTAGAGAATATACTTGTTTTTAATGAAAAGGTCAAAGGTAGTGTATTTAGTGAAAGCTTAAATTTAGATTCTTCTAGATTTGGATTTAGACCTATAAAAATAAGATTTTATACAAAGGGTATAGGACATGGATTAGGTCTTTGTCAATATGGAGCTAATGAAAAAGCAAAAAATAACTGGAACTATGAAAAAATTTTAAATCATTATTATACTAATATTAATTTATATAAGTTAGATAATTTCAATTTAGACTTACCTCTTAAAAATAAAAAAATATTTTTAGATGCTGGCCATGGTGGAGAGGATTGTGGTTATACTAATGATTTAATAACAGAAAAAGAAGTATCACTAAAAGTAACAATGAAGTTGAAGGAAAAGTTAGAAAAATCAGGGGCTAGTGTATATTTATCAAGATCAATTGATGAATATGTATGTTTGGATAAAAGAATAAAAATGATAAAAAAAGCTAATCCTGACTTCTTGCTTAGCATACATTTAAATAAGTCTAAATTTGAAGGAGTAAGTGGAGCAGAAGCTATATATTATTGGGGAGATACAAATGGAAAATTAATAGGAGAAAATATATTAAGTAATTTAAAAAATAATATGAATATAAAAAATAGAGGAGCAAAAGAAGGCAGAATATATATATTAAAAGAAAGTGGTTGTAATGGAGTGTATTGTGAATTAGGTTATATATCAAACCCTGTAGAATCAAAACTCCTAGAGGATGATGATGTTATTGATAAGATGGCTGAGAATATAGTGTATAGTATACTTGAGTATTATGGAAATAATATATTGACATAA
- a CDS encoding Veg family protein: MATKHTLDQIRKDIEKHVGKNVVLRANKGRKKMIVRRGILENTYPSIFVVKIDDSNCTRVSYSYSDVLTSTVKLQICTKENMSVS; this comes from the coding sequence TTGGCTACGAAACACACTTTGGATCAGATAAGAAAAGACATAGAAAAACATGTTGGAAAGAACGTAGTTCTAAGAGCTAATAAAGGCAGAAAAAAGATGATCGTTAGAAGAGGAATCTTAGAAAATACGTACCCTAGTATATTTGTTGTAAAAATAGATGATAGCAATTGTACTAGAGTATCTTATAGTTATTCAGATGTATTAACATCTACTGTTAAGCTTCAAATTTGTACAAAAGAAAATATGAGCGTATCTTAA
- the arcC gene encoding carbamate kinase, with protein MSNKIVVALGGNALGKSPKEQLELVKETAKPIVDLIQEGNNVIVAHGNGPQVGMINLAMPDMPFPECGAMSQGYIGYHLQNAIREEFLNRGMNTPVSTVVTQVIVDKDDKAFNNPTKPIGSFYNEEEAKKLEQEKGYDMKEDAGRGYRRVVPSPIPIDIAEKETVKILVDNGHVVITVGGGGIPVIEDNNSLIGVPAVIDKDFASEKIAEILDADYLIILTAVEKVAINFGKENEQFLDKLNVDDAYKYIDEGHFAPGSMLPKVRAAIKFAESKSGRKSLITSLERAADGIQGKTGTLIVK; from the coding sequence ATGAGTAACAAGATAGTTGTTGCGCTTGGAGGAAATGCTCTTGGAAAAAGTCCTAAAGAGCAATTAGAATTGGTTAAAGAAACGGCAAAACCTATAGTTGATTTAATACAAGAAGGAAATAATGTTATTGTAGCTCATGGTAATGGGCCTCAGGTTGGTATGATAAATTTGGCTATGCCTGACATGCCTTTTCCAGAATGTGGAGCTATGAGCCAAGGTTATATAGGCTATCATCTCCAAAATGCAATTAGGGAAGAGTTTTTGAATAGAGGTATGAATACTCCTGTATCTACAGTAGTAACTCAGGTTATAGTAGACAAAGATGATAAAGCGTTTAATAACCCTACTAAGCCTATAGGATCATTCTATAATGAAGAAGAGGCTAAAAAGCTTGAACAAGAAAAAGGATATGATATGAAAGAAGATGCAGGTAGAGGATACAGAAGGGTAGTCCCATCACCTATACCTATAGATATTGCAGAGAAAGAAACTGTTAAAATATTAGTTGATAATGGGCATGTAGTTATAACTGTTGGAGGAGGAGGTATACCTGTTATAGAGGATAATAATTCTTTAATAGGAGTACCGGCTGTTATAGATAAAGATTTTGCAAGTGAAAAAATTGCTGAGATATTAGATGCAGATTACCTTATAATTCTTACAGCTGTAGAAAAGGTAGCTATAAACTTTGGCAAGGAGAATGAACAATTCTTAGATAAACTAAATGTTGATGATGCATATAAGTATATTGATGAAGGGCATTTTGCACCTGGGTCTATGCTTCCTAAGGTTAGGGCTGCTATAAAATTTGCAGAGTCTAAAAGTGGAAGAAAGTCTCTTATAACGTCTCTTGAAAGAGCAGCTGATGGAATACAGGGCAAAACAGGTACATTAATTGTAAAGTGA
- a CDS encoding CLC_0170 family protein: MYVISLFLIVGIYILIFDCDMLKKKKLYREYNMAKFIGLSYIAVSFGYFIYYVNRR; encoded by the coding sequence ATGTATGTAATTAGCTTGTTTTTAATAGTAGGTATATATATTTTAATATTTGACTGTGACATGTTGAAAAAAAAGAAGTTATACAGAGAATACAATATGGCTAAATTCATAGGACTATCCTATATTGCAGTATCTTTTGGATACTTTATATATTACGTAAATAGGAGGTGA
- the yabG gene encoding sporulation peptidase YabG produces MKIGDLVVRKSHGKDVLFRIIDISQNKNDKKQVVLKGIDFRLMADSSVNDLEMVGQENFRQYVFSRQIESLLTRARRNRSDKQKKNYRNGFGRPGKVLHLDGDGEYLKICLEAYKKLDIEAVGKVVAESDQHKVVGELLKEHSPDILVITGHDSILNSNYNIKDLNNYRNSRNFVKAVLEARKYENAMDELVIFAGACQSNYEAILSAGANFASSPNRILIHCLDPVLIVEKIAYTRIDKVMPLEEVFQNTITGIKGVGGFETRGKYRSGLPKSLYE; encoded by the coding sequence ATGAAGATAGGAGATTTAGTTGTTAGAAAATCACATGGAAAAGATGTTTTATTTAGAATAATAGATATTTCACAAAATAAAAATGATAAAAAACAAGTTGTTTTAAAAGGTATAGATTTTAGGCTAATGGCTGACTCATCTGTAAATGATTTAGAAATGGTAGGCCAAGAAAATTTCAGACAATATGTTTTTAGCAGACAAATAGAGAGCTTGTTGACACGAGCTAGAAGAAATAGAAGTGATAAACAAAAAAAGAATTATAGGAATGGCTTTGGAAGACCTGGAAAGGTACTTCATTTAGACGGTGATGGTGAATATTTAAAAATATGTTTAGAGGCTTATAAAAAACTAGACATTGAAGCTGTAGGAAAGGTGGTTGCAGAATCAGATCAACATAAAGTAGTGGGAGAGCTTCTAAAGGAACATTCACCAGATATATTGGTTATTACAGGTCACGACTCTATCCTAAATTCTAATTATAATATCAAAGATTTAAATAATTACAGAAATTCTAGAAATTTCGTGAAGGCAGTTTTAGAAGCTAGAAAATATGAAAATGCTATGGATGAACTTGTTATTTTTGCAGGTGCGTGTCAATCAAATTATGAGGCTATATTAAGTGCAGGAGCAAATTTTGCAAGTTCTCCTAATAGAATATTAATACATTGCTTAGATCCTGTTTTGATAGTAGAAAAAATAGCTTATACAAGGATTGATAAAGTAATGCCTCTTGAAGAGGTTTTTCAAAATACTATAACAGGAATAAAAGGTGTAGGGGGCTTTGAAACAAGAGGAAAGTATAGGTCTGGATTGCCTAAATCTCTATATGAATAG
- the argF gene encoding ornithine carbamoyltransferase, with the protein MPVNLKGRNFITLKDFTPSEIRYMLDLSMDLKNKKRAGIKGNLLEGKNIVLLFEKTSTRTRCAFEVAGFDEGANVTFLTNSQMGKKESIEDTAKVLGRFYDGIEFRGFKQETVDCLAEHAGVSVWNGLTDLYHPTQILADFLTVKEHVDKSFNKIKFVYVGDARNNMGNSLMIGAAKMGMEFLALAPKELWPSKELVDEMNEVAKETGAVIKLSENVDDVKGADVIYTDVWVSMGEEDQFEQRIKLLTPYQVNMDMIRKTENDDVIFLHCLPSFHDENTVVGKEIYEKFGLKSMEVTDEVFRSKYSKVFDEAENRMHTIKAVMVSTIGNL; encoded by the coding sequence ATGCCAGTAAATTTAAAAGGAAGAAATTTTATAACATTAAAGGATTTTACACCAAGTGAAATTAGATATATGTTGGATCTATCTATGGATTTAAAAAATAAGAAAAGAGCAGGAATAAAGGGAAATCTATTAGAGGGGAAAAATATTGTTTTATTATTTGAGAAGACATCTACTAGAACTAGATGTGCGTTTGAAGTTGCAGGTTTTGACGAAGGTGCTAATGTAACATTTCTAACAAATTCTCAAATGGGTAAAAAAGAGTCTATAGAGGATACTGCTAAGGTATTGGGAAGATTTTATGATGGAATTGAATTTAGAGGATTTAAACAAGAAACTGTTGATTGTCTAGCAGAGCATGCTGGTGTTAGTGTTTGGAATGGACTTACTGATTTATATCATCCAACTCAAATACTTGCAGATTTTCTAACTGTAAAAGAGCATGTAGATAAAAGTTTTAATAAAATAAAGTTTGTATATGTTGGAGATGCTAGAAACAACATGGGTAATTCACTTATGATAGGTGCAGCTAAGATGGGAATGGAATTTTTAGCGCTCGCACCAAAAGAACTATGGCCGTCTAAAGAGCTAGTAGATGAAATGAATGAGGTTGCAAAAGAGACAGGAGCTGTAATTAAGCTTAGTGAAAATGTTGATGATGTTAAGGGCGCAGATGTTATTTATACAGATGTTTGGGTTTCTATGGGAGAAGAAGATCAATTTGAGCAGAGAATAAAATTATTAACTCCATATCAGGTTAACATGGATATGATAAGAAAAACTGAGAATGATGATGTTATATTCCTTCATTGTCTTCCTTCATTCCATGATGAGAATACAGTGGTTGGAAAAGAAATATATGAAAAGTTTGGTCTTAAATCTATGGAAGTTACAGATGAAGTGTTTAGATCTAAATATTCTAAAGTATTTGATGAGGCTGAAAATAGAATGCATACTATAAAGGCTGTTATGGTTTCAACTATAGGTAATCTATAA
- a CDS encoding spore germination protein: MQVKKDEHKLEYKLNILKEQFKDCDDLVIREIDVGVENECKMALVYIDGMTDKALISEFALNNLIISSRIAMPNDIKNNIKDLIQKKTIAITEIKEIKEMEECIKNILSGETLLFIDNVEESIVLSSRGWPTRSISEPQSEVVIRGPRDGFTETLKVNTSLVRRRIRDTNFKIKNLSLGKRSNTDVAVLYIEDIVNNTVLEEVKKRLDEIDIDMIQESGAVEQLIEDNCYSLFPQIQYTERPDVVSASLYEGRVAILVDNTPFALIVPVTLTTFLQSPDDYYERWIISSFVRVIRMFATGFSLFLPAFYIAISSYHPDMLPTDLAVYLAATRQGVPFPAFTEAFIMEATLELLREAGVRLPRAIGSTIGIVGGLVIGQAAVQAGIVSPLMVIIVAITAISSFAIPSYNMAIGFRLVRFALMLLASILGFYGIILGFLVMLINLANLRSFGIPYLEPLCSVGENLKDLKDTIVRVPIPSMNSRPKTYTNRNRNRLDDKRREIFGEDDIEK, encoded by the coding sequence ATGCAAGTAAAAAAAGATGAACATAAACTTGAATATAAGTTGAATATTTTAAAAGAACAATTTAAAGATTGTGATGACTTAGTTATAAGAGAGATTGATGTTGGTGTAGAGAATGAGTGTAAAATGGCTCTTGTATATATAGACGGGATGACGGATAAGGCACTTATCAGTGAGTTTGCATTAAATAATTTAATAATTTCATCTAGGATAGCTATGCCTAATGATATAAAGAACAATATAAAAGATTTAATACAGAAGAAAACCATAGCAATAACTGAAATAAAAGAAATTAAGGAAATGGAAGAATGTATTAAGAATATACTCTCAGGAGAAACACTTTTGTTTATAGATAATGTCGAGGAATCCATAGTATTATCTTCAAGAGGATGGCCAACTCGCTCAATATCAGAACCTCAATCTGAAGTTGTAATAAGAGGTCCTAGAGATGGATTTACAGAGACTTTAAAAGTCAATACATCTTTAGTAAGAAGAAGAATAAGAGATACAAATTTTAAAATAAAAAATCTATCATTAGGAAAAAGATCAAATACGGATGTAGCTGTACTATATATAGAAGATATAGTTAATAATACAGTTTTAGAAGAAGTTAAAAAAAGACTAGATGAAATAGATATAGATATGATTCAAGAAAGTGGAGCTGTAGAACAACTAATAGAAGATAACTGTTACTCTTTGTTTCCCCAAATACAGTATACAGAAAGACCAGATGTAGTATCAGCATCTCTATATGAAGGTAGAGTTGCAATATTAGTAGATAATACACCTTTTGCCCTTATAGTTCCTGTAACATTGACTACATTTTTACAATCTCCTGATGACTATTATGAGAGATGGATAATATCTAGCTTTGTAAGAGTTATAAGAATGTTTGCCACAGGATTTTCTTTGTTTTTACCAGCATTTTATATAGCTATAAGTTCTTATCATCCAGATATGCTGCCAACAGACCTCGCCGTATATCTTGCAGCTACAAGACAAGGAGTTCCATTTCCAGCATTTACAGAGGCATTTATAATGGAGGCAACATTAGAGTTATTAAGAGAAGCTGGGGTTAGACTTCCTAGAGCTATAGGATCTACAATAGGTATTGTAGGTGGTCTTGTAATAGGACAAGCTGCTGTTCAAGCAGGGATAGTAAGTCCTCTTATGGTAATTATAGTAGCTATAACTGCAATATCATCTTTTGCAATACCAAGCTATAATATGGCAATAGGATTTAGATTGGTTAGATTTGCATTGATGCTTCTAGCATCTATATTAGGTTTTTATGGAATAATATTGGGATTTTTAGTTATGCTAATAAATTTAGCAAACCTAAGAAGTTTTGGAATTCCTTATTTAGAACCATTATGTTCTGTTGGAGAAAATTTGAAAGATCTAAAAGATACTATTGTAAGAGTGCCTATACCATCTATGAATTCAAGACCTAAAACTTATACAAATAGAAATAGAAATAGATTGGATGATAAAAGAAGAGAAATATTTGGGGAGGATGATATTGAAAAATGA